One Streptomyces sp. L2 genomic window carries:
- a CDS encoding type A2 lantipeptide, protein MNSTPQVETAEISDAALDGISGGLSVNALNTATGALNGVAPVAGLADTLVGTVEGVTGLNVQPVTNLVAGL, encoded by the coding sequence ATGAACTCCACCCCCCAGGTCGAGACCGCCGAGATCTCGGACGCCGCCCTTGACGGCATCTCCGGCGGTCTCTCCGTGAACGCCCTCAACACCGCCACCGGCGCCCTGAACGGCGTTGCCCCGGTCGCCGGCCTGGCGGACACGCTCGTCGGCACCGTCGAGGGTGTCACCGGCCTGAACGTCCAGCCGGTCACCAACCTGGTCGCCGGTCTCTGA
- a CDS encoding HlyD family efflux transporter periplasmic adaptor subunit, whose protein sequence is MQFRQQALAKLQSPEELDLPVRLARPQGWLALAVTVVVMAAATVWALTGSVASTVSAPAVLTHGQGSYVLQSPVSGQVTAVLAQQGERLAAGAPVVKVRTAQGDSMVRTVAAGRVTALAATIGQIVRTGTAVAAVEKVAHASDPLYATVYVPAENAASIPAHAAVDLTVPSVSTQRYGVLRGHVKSVDRAAQSAQSISAFLGDSQLGEQFTRKGRPVAVLVSLDRSASTKSGYRWSSADGPPYRLDSMTLASGSVKLADQRPVDWLLP, encoded by the coding sequence GTGCAGTTCCGCCAACAGGCCCTCGCCAAACTCCAGTCGCCGGAAGAACTGGATCTTCCCGTGCGGCTGGCCCGCCCGCAGGGGTGGCTCGCGCTGGCCGTCACCGTCGTGGTGATGGCGGCCGCCACCGTGTGGGCGCTGACCGGTTCGGTCGCCTCCACCGTGAGCGCGCCGGCCGTTCTCACGCACGGGCAGGGCAGCTATGTGCTCCAGAGCCCCGTGTCCGGGCAGGTGACGGCCGTGCTCGCCCAGCAGGGCGAGCGGCTGGCCGCCGGCGCCCCAGTCGTCAAGGTCCGTACCGCGCAGGGCGATTCGATGGTCCGCACGGTCGCCGCCGGCCGGGTCACCGCGCTCGCCGCCACCATCGGGCAGATCGTGCGCACCGGCACCGCCGTGGCCGCGGTCGAGAAGGTCGCGCACGCTTCCGACCCGCTGTACGCGACGGTGTACGTCCCCGCCGAGAACGCCGCCTCGATCCCCGCGCACGCCGCCGTGGACCTCACCGTGCCCTCGGTGTCCACGCAGCGGTACGGCGTGCTGCGCGGGCACGTGAAGTCGGTGGACCGCGCGGCCCAGTCCGCCCAGTCGATCTCCGCGTTCCTCGGCGACAGTCAGCTCGGCGAGCAGTTCACCCGCAAGGGGCGCCCGGTCGCCGTCCTGGTCTCGCTGGACCGGTCGGCGTCGACGAAGAGCGGCTACCGCTGGTCGTCCGCGGACGGACCGCCGTACCGGCTGGACTCCATGACCCTGGCCTCCGGTTCGGTCAAGCTGGCCGACCAGCGCCCCGTCGACTGGCTGCTCCCGTGA
- a CDS encoding NHLP family bacteriocin export ABC transporter peptidase/permease/ATPase subunit, which produces MTAAQETGGRRRAAPAKRQVPRPRGRAVRTPTVLQMEAVECGAASLAMVLGHYGRHVPLEELRIACGVSRDGSRASNLLKAARGYGLTAKGMQMDLAALAEVRGPAILFWEFNHYVVYDGMGRRFGRRGVYVNDPAKGRRFVPMEEFDGSFTGVVLVLEPGDSFTRGGRRPGVLGAMPARLRGTAGALPAAVLASLLLVGVGAALPALSRTYIDLFLLGGQTSLLGVLFASMATCVLLTLALTWLQQANLLHGRIISSTLSSARFLRHLLRLPVTFFAQRSPADLVQRLQSNDQVAETLARDLAAAGVDAIVVVLYAVLLYTYDPQLTFLGIGVALLNVVAMRIAVRLRATRTAKLRADTARLTNTSYTGLQLIETMKATGGEDGYFRKWAGQHATTLEEQQRLGVPSAWLGVVAPTLATFNSALILWIGGMRAVEGHISVGLLVAFQALVTRFTAPLTRLNGVAGRIQDFAADVARLKDVENFQADPLYARPGAGDSTRRLHGHVELENIAFGYSPLDQPLLTGFDLTVGPGQQVALVGGSGSGKSTVSRLISGLYTPWDGVIRIDGRRLEDIPRGALAASVSFVDQDVFLFEGSVRDNVALWDPSVPDEAVVEALRDAALYDVVTRRPGGIHSPVEQDGRNFSGGQRQRLEIARALVRRPSILVLDEVTSALDAETEQVVMDNLRRRGCACVVIAHRLSTVRDSDEIVVLQHGTVVERGRHEELVARGGAYAALVRER; this is translated from the coding sequence GTGACCGCCGCGCAGGAGACCGGTGGCCGCAGACGCGCCGCCCCGGCCAAGCGGCAGGTCCCCCGGCCCCGCGGCCGCGCTGTGCGCACACCCACCGTGCTGCAGATGGAGGCCGTCGAGTGCGGCGCCGCCTCGCTCGCGATGGTGCTCGGCCACTACGGCCGGCACGTCCCGCTGGAGGAGCTGCGCATCGCCTGCGGCGTCTCCCGGGACGGCTCGCGCGCCAGCAACCTGCTGAAGGCGGCCCGCGGTTACGGCCTCACCGCCAAGGGCATGCAGATGGACCTGGCCGCCCTCGCCGAGGTGCGCGGGCCGGCCATCCTGTTCTGGGAGTTCAACCACTACGTCGTCTACGACGGCATGGGGCGCCGCTTCGGCCGGCGCGGCGTGTACGTCAACGACCCCGCCAAGGGCCGCCGGTTCGTGCCCATGGAGGAGTTCGACGGCAGCTTCACCGGCGTCGTGCTGGTGCTGGAGCCCGGTGACAGCTTCACCCGGGGCGGGCGCAGGCCGGGCGTGCTCGGCGCGATGCCGGCCCGGCTGCGCGGCACCGCGGGCGCCCTGCCCGCCGCGGTGCTGGCCAGCCTGCTGCTGGTCGGGGTGGGCGCCGCGCTGCCCGCGCTCAGCCGCACCTACATCGACCTGTTCCTGCTCGGCGGCCAGACCTCGCTGCTGGGCGTGCTGTTCGCCTCGATGGCCACGTGTGTGCTGCTCACGCTGGCCCTGACCTGGCTGCAGCAGGCCAATCTGCTGCACGGCCGGATCATCTCCTCGACCCTGTCCAGCGCCCGCTTCCTGCGCCATCTGCTGCGGCTGCCGGTGACGTTCTTCGCCCAGCGCTCCCCCGCCGACCTGGTGCAGCGCCTGCAGTCCAACGACCAGGTCGCCGAGACCCTGGCCCGCGACCTCGCGGCGGCCGGCGTCGACGCGATCGTCGTCGTGCTGTACGCGGTGCTCCTCTACACCTACGACCCGCAGCTGACGTTCCTCGGCATCGGCGTGGCCCTGCTGAACGTGGTGGCGATGCGCATAGCCGTACGGCTGCGCGCGACCCGGACGGCCAAGCTGCGCGCGGACACGGCCCGGCTCACGAACACGTCGTACACGGGTCTGCAGCTGATCGAGACGATGAAGGCGACCGGCGGCGAGGACGGCTACTTCCGCAAGTGGGCCGGGCAGCACGCCACCACGCTGGAGGAGCAGCAGCGGCTCGGGGTGCCGAGCGCCTGGCTGGGCGTGGTCGCGCCGACGCTGGCGACGTTCAACAGCGCGCTGATCCTGTGGATCGGCGGGATGCGGGCGGTGGAGGGGCACATCTCGGTCGGTCTGCTGGTCGCCTTCCAGGCGCTGGTCACCCGGTTCACCGCGCCGCTGACCCGGCTCAACGGGGTCGCGGGCCGCATCCAGGACTTCGCCGCCGACGTGGCCCGGCTGAAGGACGTGGAGAACTTCCAGGCCGACCCGCTCTACGCCCGCCCCGGCGCCGGCGACTCGACGCGCCGGCTGCACGGGCACGTCGAGCTGGAGAACATCGCCTTCGGGTACAGCCCGCTGGACCAGCCGCTGCTGACCGGGTTCGACCTGACGGTGGGTCCGGGTCAGCAGGTGGCGCTGGTCGGCGGCTCGGGCAGCGGCAAGTCGACGGTGTCCCGGCTGATCTCCGGCCTGTACACGCCGTGGGACGGGGTGATCCGGATCGACGGCCGCCGGCTGGAGGACATCCCGCGCGGCGCGCTGGCGGCCTCCGTGTCCTTCGTCGACCAGGACGTGTTCCTCTTCGAGGGCTCGGTCCGCGACAACGTGGCGCTGTGGGACCCGTCGGTCCCGGACGAGGCCGTGGTGGAGGCGCTGAGGGACGCGGCGCTGTACGACGTGGTGACGCGTCGGCCCGGCGGCATCCACAGCCCGGTCGAGCAGGACGGCCGGAACTTCTCCGGCGGGCAGCGCCAGCGCCTGGAGATCGCCCGCGCGCTGGTGCGCCGCCCGAGCATCCTGGTGCTGGACGAGGTGACCAGCGCGCTGGACGCGGAGACCGAGCAGGTCGTGATGGACAACCTGCGGCGGCGCGGCTGCGCCTGTGTGGTCATCGCGCACCGGCTGAGCACGGTCCGCGACAGCGACGAGATCGTCGTGCTCCAGCACGGCACGGTCGTCGAACGCGGGCGGCACGAGGAGCTGGTGGCGCGCGGCGGCGCGTACGCGGCGCTGGTCAGGGAGCGGTGA